Proteins encoded in a region of the Malaciobacter mytili LMG 24559 genome:
- a CDS encoding replication initiation protein, whose protein sequence is MIEDFIIQKPKALIYISNDLTKRERLVLNFLILVARSQIKEKNIKCEFMLADIKNVCNIRDFGVIRDILKSFNSNMLNIDLLKEEKQLKIIENLTINSSKVEVLFSEDFFNLLKINSYASIDLKQQTKLNSKYSILLYEMIIDYYRESNHFMQIPHIKLDIFKNLMGFEDITNYQLKTTVLNTIIKDIEKEIDFYLQYEFLKKQGSKKYNYIEFKFSKKKLKPKMTNEQILKEIERQREKLQEESEQLTKKRWEIWEEKKELEETIERYKNVMKEFDDKCWGYIS, encoded by the coding sequence ATGATAGAAGATTTTATTATTCAAAAACCAAAAGCTTTAATATATATTTCAAATGATTTAACAAAGAGAGAAAGATTGGTTTTGAATTTTTTAATATTAGTTGCTAGAAGTCAAATAAAAGAAAAAAATATTAAATGTGAGTTTATGTTAGCAGATATAAAAAATGTATGTAATATTAGAGATTTTGGAGTAATTAGGGATATATTAAAAAGCTTTAATAGTAATATGTTAAATATCGATTTATTAAAAGAAGAAAAACAATTAAAAATTATAGAAAATTTAACAATAAATTCTTCAAAAGTTGAAGTTTTATTTTCAGAAGATTTTTTTAATTTATTAAAAATAAATTCATATGCTTCAATTGATTTAAAACAACAAACAAAACTAAACTCAAAATACTCAATACTGCTCTATGAAATGATAATTGATTATTACAGAGAAAGTAATCACTTTATGCAGATACCTCATATTAAATTAGATATCTTCAAAAACTTAATGGGGTTTGAAGATATAACAAACTATCAATTAAAAACAACAGTATTAAATACAATAATTAAAGACATAGAAAAAGAAATAGATTTTTATTTACAATATGAATTTTTAAAAAAGCAAGGAAGTAAAAAATATAACTATATAGAGTTTAAATTTTCTAAGAAAAAATTGAAGCCTAAAATGACTAATGAGCAAATTTTAAAAGAGATTGAGAGACAAAGGGAAAAACTTCAAGAAGAATCAGAACAATTGACTAAAAAAAGATGGGAAATTTGGGAAGAAAAAAAAGAATTGGAAGAAACTATTGAGAGATATAAAAATGTAATGAAAGAATTTGATGATAAGTGCTGGGGATATATTTCTTAA
- a CDS encoding exodeoxyribonuclease III — protein sequence MKLRIFSWNVNGIRAISKKNVFEWLDEYKPNILALQEIKATEEQIPKLFEYFYTNRIVNSGRLKNQSGVLTYSNIDFVSNDFCENIDDRLEGRIIEHNIKDVCIFNVYIPNGKASKERLQYKLEFYEKLLYHSSDLIKKGKSVIICGDFNTAHKDIDLKQTKILNRSGFTEKEREYLEKFFELGFIDSYRYIHGSKKNSYTWWSYRSKGREKNEGWRIDYILVSDDLKDKIIDAFILNEVFGSDHCPIGIEIKL from the coding sequence ATGAAGCTTAGAATCTTTTCATGGAATGTAAATGGTATTAGAGCTATTTCAAAGAAAAATGTATTTGAATGGTTAGATGAATATAAGCCTAATATTTTAGCATTGCAAGAAATTAAAGCTACCGAGGAACAAATTCCAAAATTATTTGAGTATTTTTATACTAATCGTATTGTAAATAGTGGTAGATTAAAAAATCAATCAGGTGTGTTGACATATTCAAATATTGACTTTGTTTCTAATGATTTTTGTGAAAATATTGATGATAGACTTGAAGGTCGAATAATTGAACATAATATTAAAGATGTTTGTATATTTAATGTATATATTCCTAATGGAAAGGCTTCTAAAGAAAGATTACAATATAAACTAGAATTTTATGAAAAACTATTGTATCACAGTTCGGATTTAATAAAAAAAGGTAAGTCAGTTATTATTTGTGGAGATTTTAATACTGCTCATAAAGATATTGATTTAAAACAAACAAAAATCTTAAATAGAAGTGGTTTTACTGAAAAAGAAAGAGAGTATTTAGAAAAATTCTTTGAACTAGGTTTTATTGACTCTTATAGATATATACATGGGAGTAAAAAGAATTCTTATACTTGGTGGTCTTATAGGTCAAAAGGTCGCGAGAAAAATGAAGGTTGGAGAATAGATTATATATTAGTTTCTGATGATTTAAAAGATAAGATAATTGATGCATTTATTTTAAATGAAGTTTTTGGTTCAGATCATTGTCCTATTGGAATTGAAATTAAATTGTAG
- a CDS encoding sensor histidine kinase translates to MKKIFQNSYLILSILIIYLFIFNFLSYNYFIKDFKELEYNENIKSLYSFAKKIDKELQKIEQTTNDYAKWDETYNFIETKYNNYIYENFRENSSTLEDLGLEFMVFINQKNKIIYSKFLEENSIYNKENFIYYILNNFSKTHTADIMKYQNGHFYLAKLPIVKSDSSGESKGYIISGRKLKLEELNFALFDNISFSDVENKHYNINFISSYLDNIKIALLHNEENLINYIDFFNKNNTFKLSIKTVDKREIYQKGKKNILFFNLIISILFVILIYILFSYMQYQQKLNKKLQIEVEKEIKKQREQEQLLIQQSKLAAMGEMIGNIAHQWRQPLNALGLVMQNIQFAYQIGELDNNFMNKAVEKTNTLTTNMSKTIDDFRNFFKPNKTKSYFKINETIEKTIFLLESTFEHYNIKIQRDLAEDIELFGFSSEFSQSILNILSNAKDALIETTLENKKIVVKSYKKNETAIIEIEDNAGGIEDKIKNKIFEPYFTTKEEGKGTGIGLYMTKTIIENSMYGKLEVENTKDGAKFIIKLPITKE, encoded by the coding sequence TTGAAAAAGATATTTCAAAACAGTTATCTAATTTTAAGTATTTTAATTATTTATCTTTTTATATTTAATTTTTTAAGTTATAACTACTTTATTAAAGACTTTAAAGAGTTAGAATACAATGAAAACATAAAAAGTTTGTATTCCTTTGCAAAAAAAATAGATAAAGAACTACAAAAGATAGAGCAAACAACTAATGACTACGCAAAGTGGGATGAAACTTATAATTTTATAGAAACTAAATATAATAATTATATCTATGAAAACTTTAGAGAAAATAGTTCTACTTTAGAGGATTTAGGTTTAGAATTTATGGTTTTTATCAATCAGAAAAACAAAATTATTTATTCTAAATTTTTAGAAGAAAATTCTATATACAATAAAGAAAACTTTATCTATTATATATTAAATAATTTTTCAAAAACCCATACTGCTGATATAATGAAATATCAAAATGGCCATTTTTATTTAGCAAAATTACCTATTGTAAAAAGTGATTCTTCAGGAGAGTCAAAAGGGTATATAATAAGTGGTAGAAAACTAAAACTTGAAGAATTAAATTTTGCACTTTTTGATAATATATCTTTTTCGGATGTGGAAAATAAGCACTATAATATTAACTTTATTAGCTCTTATTTGGATAATATAAAAATAGCCTTATTGCATAATGAAGAAAATCTAATAAATTATATAGACTTTTTTAATAAAAACAATACTTTTAAACTTAGTATTAAAACAGTAGATAAAAGGGAAATTTATCAAAAAGGTAAAAAAAATATCTTATTTTTTAATCTAATAATCTCTATTCTTTTTGTAATTTTAATTTATATTCTTTTTTCATATATGCAATATCAACAAAAATTAAATAAAAAACTGCAAATTGAAGTGGAAAAAGAGATAAAAAAACAAAGAGAACAAGAACAACTGTTAATTCAACAAAGTAAACTTGCAGCAATGGGGGAAATGATAGGAAATATTGCTCATCAATGGAGACAACCTTTAAATGCCTTAGGTTTGGTTATGCAAAATATTCAATTTGCATATCAAATAGGAGAACTTGATAATAACTTTATGAATAAAGCTGTTGAAAAAACAAATACTTTAACTACAAATATGTCTAAAACCATAGATGATTTTAGAAACTTTTTTAAACCTAATAAAACAAAAAGCTATTTTAAAATAAATGAAACTATAGAAAAAACTATCTTCTTATTAGAATCAACATTTGAACACTATAATATTAAAATCCAAAGAGATTTAGCAGAAGATATAGAGTTATTTGGTTTTTCAAGTGAATTTTCACAAAGTATTTTAAATATTTTATCAAATGCCAAAGATGCTCTAATAGAAACTACTCTTGAAAATAAAAAAATAGTTGTAAAAAGCTATAAAAAAAATGAGACTGCTATTATTGAAATAGAAGATAATGCAGGAGGAATAGAGGATAAAATAAAAAATAAAATATTTGAACCTTATTTTACTACAAAAGAAGAAGGAAAAGGTACAGGAATTGGTTTATATATGACAAAAACTATTATTGAAAATAGTATGTATGGGAAACTAGAAGTAGAAAATACAAAAGATGGTGCAAAGTTTATTATAAAACTTCCTATAACTAAAGAGTAA
- a CDS encoding DNA adenine methylase, whose amino-acid sequence MIKSLLKLVEKKLCSPKEVIRKGFKLIQKNFVEKTNPIIIKNINKTRTSQLMYVNQSLVKYSKDNLLHNHLNSLSESELSIFLKNKDNNICNTESFSDDSDTKKIAFVPYGGSKQNHKSTQQMILSDFFNTNPNSFKSYYESFLGGFGSVYNSLPILIENGIKDLYLSDINPSLINTFRQVQRNPKQVQRHLASIDLEYMKLFNKFQPSTKEEGKEWFKRIHKEFTELEISKKMNPRRASLFLYLMHNVQGGMLNFNMKTKLNSFSFCFCEKKLRQVPLMINKVEIFNKIFNLVNIKFSISKYETVLRKVNKDNTALVLFDPPYVNYEEESTSKDFLSCSYNYGINNFNHRGLLNKIKNGKYSFIYYNNHNPHLEDFSKKQNYNYLKKDVLYKNGTTATKSIEILMYKNRNTELKLSSLNTTNYLPIKIAS is encoded by the coding sequence ATGATTAAATCATTATTAAAACTAGTAGAAAAAAAACTTTGTTCACCAAAAGAGGTTATTAGAAAAGGGTTTAAACTTATTCAAAAAAATTTTGTTGAAAAAACAAATCCTATTATTATAAAAAATATAAATAAAACACGCACTTCACAACTAATGTATGTAAATCAATCACTTGTTAAATACTCAAAGGATAATTTACTCCATAATCATTTGAACTCTTTATCAGAGTCTGAACTATCTATATTTCTTAAAAATAAAGATAACAATATTTGCAATACTGAATCATTTTCTGATGATAGTGATACAAAAAAAATTGCTTTTGTTCCTTATGGAGGAAGCAAACAAAATCATAAGTCAACACAACAAATGATATTAAGTGATTTTTTTAATACCAATCCAAATTCTTTCAAATCATATTATGAAAGTTTTCTAGGTGGATTTGGTTCTGTTTATAACTCTTTACCAATTTTAATTGAGAATGGAATTAAAGACTTATATTTAAGTGATATAAACCCATCTCTAATAAATACATTTAGACAAGTTCAAAGAAACCCTAAACAAGTTCAAAGACATTTGGCATCAATTGATTTAGAATATATGAAACTTTTTAACAAATTCCAGCCTTCTACAAAAGAAGAAGGAAAAGAGTGGTTTAAAAGAATTCATAAAGAATTTACAGAACTTGAAATTTCAAAAAAAATGAACCCTAGAAGAGCTTCTTTATTCTTATATCTTATGCATAATGTTCAGGGAGGAATGTTAAATTTTAATATGAAAACAAAACTAAATTCTTTTAGTTTCTGTTTCTGTGAAAAAAAATTGAGACAAGTTCCTTTAATGATAAATAAGGTTGAAATTTTTAACAAAATTTTTAATCTTGTAAATATTAAATTCTCAATTTCAAAATATGAAACTGTTTTAAGAAAAGTAAATAAAGATAATACTGCATTAGTTTTATTTGACCCTCCTTATGTAAATTATGAAGAAGAATCAACTTCAAAAGACTTTTTATCTTGTTCATATAATTATGGAATAAATAATTTTAACCATAGAGGATTATTAAACAAAATCAAAAATGGAAAATATTCATTTATTTATTATAACAACCATAATCCACATTTAGAAGATTTTTCAAAAAAGCAAAATTACAATTATTTGAAAAAAGATGTTCTTTATAAAAATGGAACTACTGCAACAAAAAGTATTGAAATCTTGATGTATAAAAATAGAAATACTGAACTAAAACTTTCAAGTCTAAATACAACTAACTACTTACCTATAAAAATAGCTTCTTAA
- a CDS encoding CBS domain-containing protein, with protein sequence MFAIYNNGSVGFRSTADNLYQIKNLDAPSAAFLKPDDDTLFQDYLNKEKKKNGENPAVKEQAVNAYKQMANLDISEAVYHVEDIMTRDIFYLDHEASIKDAYDMLKEKKVSQIPIVSFGKKIIGLISKKIILNLLIDDLDNSRAILNRKLKDLSLSEVITADPIADIRRVCQVMIDLKLDAMPVVNQEDIVVGMVSKTDIIKAVSHLPKLQLWS encoded by the coding sequence ATGTTTGCTATATATAATAATGGAAGTGTAGGATTTAGAAGTACAGCAGATAATCTATACCAAATTAAGAATTTAGATGCTCCCTCAGCTGCTTTTTTAAAACCTGATGATGATACACTTTTTCAAGACTATTTAAATAAAGAAAAAAAGAAAAATGGTGAAAATCCAGCAGTAAAAGAACAAGCTGTAAATGCATATAAACAAATGGCAAATTTAGATATAAGTGAAGCTGTTTATCATGTGGAAGATATTATGACTAGAGATATTTTTTATCTTGACCATGAAGCAAGTATCAAAGATGCCTATGATATGCTAAAAGAGAAAAAAGTAAGCCAAATACCTATTGTATCCTTTGGCAAAAAAATTATAGGACTGATTAGTAAAAAAATTATTCTAAATCTTTTAATAGATGATTTGGATAATAGTAGAGCTATTTTAAATAGAAAACTAAAAGATTTATCTTTAAGTGAAGTAATTACAGCTGATCCTATTGCAGATATAAGAAGAGTTTGTCAAGTAATGATTGATTTAAAACTTGATGCTATGCCAGTTGTAAATCAAGAAGATATAGTAGTGGGAATGGTATCTAAAACAGATATAATTAAAGCTGTATCGCACCTACCAAAACTACAACTTTGGTCTTAA
- a CDS encoding PhnA domain-containing protein, producing the protein MSILEQLMNRSESSCELCKSTENLSVFEVSPSDGSVDKSILVCSTCKEQLEDESKIDVNHWHCLNDSMWSQEPAVQVVAYRMLNKIANEGWPQDLLDMMYLDDEVKAWANEGISTGNEVIQKDSNGVVLQAGDSVTLIKDLEVKGAGFTAKRGTVVKGISLTDNPEHIEGKINGIKIVLKTCFLKKV; encoded by the coding sequence ATGAGTATTTTAGAGCAATTGATGAATAGAAGTGAATCATCATGCGAATTATGTAAATCAACAGAAAATTTATCAGTTTTTGAAGTTTCACCAAGTGATGGTTCTGTTGATAAATCTATTTTAGTTTGTTCTACATGTAAAGAGCAATTAGAAGATGAAAGTAAAATAGATGTAAATCATTGGCATTGTTTAAATGATAGTATGTGGAGCCAAGAACCAGCAGTTCAAGTAGTAGCTTATAGAATGTTAAATAAAATAGCAAATGAGGGATGGCCACAAGATTTACTAGATATGATGTATTTAGATGATGAGGTAAAAGCTTGGGCAAATGAGGGTATCTCAACAGGAAATGAGGTTATTCAAAAAGATTCAAATGGTGTAGTTTTACAAGCAGGTGATAGTGTTACTTTAATAAAAGATTTAGAAGTAAAAGGTGCTGGATTTACTGCAAAAAGAGGAACAGTTGTAAAAGGTATTTCTTTAACAGATAACCCTGAGCATATTGAGGGTAAAATCAATGGAATAAAAATAGTTTTAAAAACTTGTTTTCTTAAAAAAGTTTAA
- a CDS encoding HNH endonuclease, producing the protein MNSESIKDKYLNSLKTFDDFVTVSEWAIKFSELYPEELKKAERQAFNQRNETTGLREIAARISSRLARGAFVGLIQIDDSERPKKIKYITKEEQDRNIQIEIDNDLEPLRRQDIINNAKDSMNIIELYRISEFENIQRGFKLFFGIDFEIDHAQALLNDVEQGIHHPNNLQLLLKFHNSKKNKKSWERFSFKEQEEYIKNAIKLQSVVAEKFDIEINDRILESLLNRLQKVY; encoded by the coding sequence ATGAATAGCGAATCAATAAAAGACAAATATTTAAATTCTTTAAAAACTTTTGATGACTTTGTTACTGTGTCAGAATGGGCTATAAAATTTTCAGAACTTTATCCTGAAGAATTAAAAAAAGCAGAGAGACAAGCTTTTAATCAACGTAATGAAACTACTGGACTTAGGGAAATTGCAGCAAGAATATCTTCTCGTTTAGCAAGAGGTGCTTTTGTTGGTTTAATACAAATTGATGATAGTGAACGCCCAAAAAAGATTAAGTATATTACAAAAGAGGAACAAGATAGAAACATTCAAATAGAAATTGATAATGATCTAGAGCCTTTAAGAAGACAAGATATTATTAATAATGCTAAAGATAGTATGAATATTATTGAATTGTATAGAATTTCAGAGTTTGAAAATATTCAAAGAGGATTTAAACTTTTTTTTGGAATTGATTTTGAAATTGATCATGCACAAGCATTATTAAATGATGTTGAACAAGGAATTCACCATCCTAATAACTTACAATTATTATTAAAATTTCATAATAGTAAAAAAAATAAAAAGAGTTGGGAAAGGTTTAGTTTTAAAGAGCAAGAAGAATATATAAAGAATGCTATTAAGTTACAATCTGTAGTTGCTGAGAAATTCGATATTGAAATAAATGATAGAATTTTAGAATCATTATTAAATAGACTTCAGAAAGTTTATTAA
- a CDS encoding HNH endonuclease signature motif containing protein, whose amino-acid sequence MAKEKRETRGRISGFKFLDLPYENAQVHYTCLSCQKDNYVDIGKELLSVEDAYQNANWVCKSCGFNHSSKSDLPFEHWNPDIIKATSLPTQRFWNAFFKNSLESAESYYKICGACGRTLPFSHFAKKSSSKGPLVRQFECRACKAAANAILNPFRTRDEMLKSATSRRTAQLFTDVLDEKIEIKKLFEKFDSKCFSCECDLDIDDRKSYQIDHILPNVYLWPLTESNAELLCRGCNLKKKHHWPSKFFKSNSKLYRLAQITGANLELLTSTKPLTNTDVDVNLAMDKYLGQIREQSDFPKRIQEFKKIIEGFDLIDKLSLENKQILGLEE is encoded by the coding sequence ATGGCTAAAGAAAAAAGAGAAACTCGTGGTAGAATATCTGGGTTTAAATTCTTAGATCTACCATATGAAAATGCGCAAGTTCATTATACTTGCTTATCATGCCAAAAAGACAACTATGTCGATATTGGTAAAGAATTATTATCTGTTGAAGATGCTTATCAAAATGCAAATTGGGTGTGTAAATCTTGTGGTTTTAATCATTCATCAAAGAGTGATTTACCATTTGAACATTGGAACCCTGATATTATTAAAGCTACATCACTACCTACTCAAAGATTTTGGAATGCTTTTTTTAAAAACTCATTAGAATCAGCAGAATCATATTATAAAATTTGTGGAGCTTGTGGAAGGACTCTGCCATTTAGTCATTTTGCAAAAAAATCATCTTCAAAAGGTCCATTAGTAAGACAATTTGAATGCCGAGCATGTAAAGCTGCTGCAAATGCAATTTTAAACCCATTTCGAACAAGAGATGAAATGTTAAAATCTGCAACAAGTAGAAGAACAGCCCAACTTTTCACTGATGTTCTAGATGAAAAAATAGAGATTAAAAAGCTATTTGAGAAATTTGATTCAAAATGTTTTAGCTGTGAATGTGATTTAGATATTGATGATAGAAAAAGTTATCAAATTGACCACATTTTGCCAAATGTTTATTTATGGCCTCTAACTGAAAGTAATGCTGAACTATTATGTAGAGGATGTAATTTAAAGAAAAAACATCATTGGCCAAGTAAGTTTTTTAAATCTAATTCTAAACTTTATAGATTAGCACAAATTACTGGTGCAAATTTAGAACTATTAACATCAACAAAACCTTTGACTAATACTGATGTTGATGTCAATCTAGCTATGGATAAATACCTAGGGCAAATAAGAGAGCAGTCTGACTTTCCGAAGAGAATTCAAGAATTTAAAAAAATTATTGAAGGTTTTGATTTAATAGATAAATTGTCTCTAGAGAATAAACAGATATTAGGTTTAGAAGAATAA
- a CDS encoding diguanylate cyclase — MKYLFLYLTIITFLFSKTIEIPQNNNVLNNLTFKEIEYLKNKKNILMCVDPNWMPLEKIENNKHIGMAAEYIKVIEKLLNIPILLVKTKTWTETLEFAKSRKCDIISLLLLTEQRAKYLDFPTAYLNIPLVIVTKMQEVYISEFSSLTKEIGIVKGYAFKEFLKKKHPNLNLVDVKNVQEGLQKVKEGKLFAFIDTVPTTGYYIQKKYFGELKISGNFDEILQLGIGTRNDEPILKDIFNKAISKISTEEHQSILNKWVAVKYEAKVDYLLIFRWIGLITLIFASILFIIMGVNKKLNKEIRKRLIIEKKLKDYVKLVDENIITSFTDLDGKIKAVSKAFCKVSKYSKRELIGKSHSIIKSKDNNKKVYAQLWESLNNNKKWEGELKNKAKDGSIYWVRILISPTFDENNKKIGYTSLQENITVKKRLEELSVTDELTQLYNKRFFNELLPKVINAAKRKDEYITFAMFDIDYFKLYNDTYGHLKGDEVLKKVSLTVKNSLHRADDYCFRLGGEEFGILFKDGKEGKAKAFIEKIKSTIENLKIEHKENTTSPYVTASFGVITLKASCIQDLEDLYKQTDKLLYEAKEKGRNKVCSN; from the coding sequence ATGAAGTATCTATTTTTATATTTAACAATAATAACTTTTCTATTCTCTAAAACTATCGAAATACCTCAAAATAATAATGTCTTAAATAATTTGACTTTTAAAGAAATAGAATATTTAAAAAATAAAAAAAATATTTTGATGTGTGTAGATCCAAATTGGATGCCACTTGAAAAAATAGAAAATAATAAACATATAGGAATGGCTGCTGAGTATATAAAAGTAATTGAAAAGCTTTTAAATATTCCTATACTATTAGTTAAAACAAAAACTTGGACAGAAACTCTTGAATTTGCAAAAAGTAGAAAGTGCGATATTATCTCTTTATTACTTCTAACTGAACAAAGAGCAAAATATTTAGACTTTCCCACTGCTTATTTAAATATCCCTTTAGTAATTGTAACAAAAATGCAAGAAGTTTATATCTCAGAATTTTCCTCTCTTACGAAAGAAATAGGGATTGTTAAAGGTTATGCTTTTAAAGAGTTTTTAAAAAAGAAACACCCAAATTTAAACTTAGTAGATGTAAAAAATGTACAAGAGGGTTTACAAAAAGTAAAAGAGGGTAAACTTTTTGCTTTTATTGATACAGTACCTACAACAGGTTATTATATTCAAAAAAAATATTTTGGAGAACTTAAAATTTCAGGAAATTTTGATGAAATTTTACAGCTGGGAATAGGAACAAGAAATGATGAACCTATTTTAAAAGATATTTTTAATAAAGCTATTTCTAAAATCTCAACAGAAGAACATCAATCAATTTTAAATAAGTGGGTAGCTGTAAAATATGAAGCTAAAGTTGATTATCTCTTAATTTTTAGATGGATAGGTTTAATTACTCTTATCTTTGCTTCTATTTTATTTATAATTATGGGAGTAAATAAAAAGCTAAATAAAGAGATAAGAAAAAGACTAATTATAGAAAAAAAATTAAAAGATTATGTAAAACTTGTGGATGAAAATATTATAACTTCTTTTACAGATTTGGATGGTAAAATTAAAGCTGTATCAAAAGCTTTTTGTAAAGTCTCAAAATATTCAAAAAGGGAATTAATAGGGAAAAGTCACTCTATTATAAAATCCAAAGATAATAATAAAAAAGTATATGCTCAATTGTGGGAGAGTTTAAACAATAATAAAAAATGGGAAGGAGAACTAAAAAATAAAGCCAAAGATGGCTCTATTTATTGGGTAAGAATACTAATCTCACCTACTTTTGATGAGAATAATAAAAAAATAGGCTATACCTCTCTTCAAGAAAACATCACAGTAAAAAAAAGACTTGAAGAGTTATCAGTGACTGATGAATTGACTCAACTTTATAATAAAAGATTTTTTAATGAACTTCTTCCAAAAGTAATAAATGCAGCAAAAAGAAAAGATGAATATATTACTTTTGCAATGTTTGATATAGACTATTTTAAACTCTATAACGATACTTATGGTCATCTAAAAGGAGATGAAGTTTTAAAAAAAGTTTCCCTAACTGTAAAAAACTCTTTGCATAGGGCAGATGATTATTGCTTTAGGTTGGGAGGTGAAGAGTTTGGGATTTTATTTAAAGATGGTAAAGAGGGAAAAGCAAAAGCTTTTATAGAAAAGATTAAAAGTACAATTGAAAATCTTAAAATTGAGCATAAAGAAAATACAACTTCACCTTATGTGACTGCTTCATTTGGAGTGATAACTTTAAAAGCTTCTTGTATACAAGATTTGGAGGATTTATATAAACAAACAGATAAATTATTATATGAAGCAAAAGAAAAAGGTAGAAATAAAGTCTGTTCTAATTAA
- a CDS encoding class I SAM-dependent methyltransferase has product MKKSNASKLVKNNWEKFRDNLPYKVHPYSKRNWGNNLHSLCSYQGKLKPALGHFLISEFTSKNMTILDTFSGVGTIPFEGALQGRKVIGNDLSKVAYANSLAKVGETNREEVYKIIDNLKKYIKENIPTKKDIDSVDVSFNKKIQDYYHENTFKQILSARKFFIEHDIKDANYALVFSSLLHILHGNRPYALSRTSHPITPFAPKGEFIDKDLIEKLMEKVERSLTLEEEKSIQIGKVIYGDVFELDKALELESVDSIITSPPFFDSTKFYLANWIRLWFAGWNKKDFDIEKEKYLETKQKKDISIYNEYFRVCNNVLKIGGTIIMHLGVSKKANMGEMILPFAEANNFKLIGMFIEDVDGNEKFGIKDQGSVKGHQFMFLEKI; this is encoded by the coding sequence TTGAAAAAATCAAATGCTTCAAAATTAGTTAAAAATAATTGGGAAAAGTTTAGAGATAATTTACCTTATAAGGTACATCCTTATTCAAAAAGAAATTGGGGAAATAATTTACATTCACTTTGTTCTTACCAAGGTAAATTAAAACCCGCATTAGGACATTTTTTAATATCTGAATTTACTTCAAAGAATATGACTATTTTAGATACTTTTTCTGGTGTAGGAACAATTCCTTTCGAAGGTGCTTTACAAGGTAGAAAAGTTATTGGTAATGATTTGAGTAAAGTAGCTTATGCCAACTCTCTTGCAAAAGTTGGGGAAACAAATAGAGAAGAAGTATATAAAATAATTGATAATTTAAAAAAATATATAAAAGAAAATATTCCAACTAAAAAAGATATTGACTCTGTTGATGTTTCTTTTAATAAAAAAATCCAAGATTATTATCATGAAAATACATTTAAGCAAATTCTTAGTGCTAGAAAATTTTTTATTGAGCACGATATTAAAGATGCAAATTATGCATTGGTATTTTCAAGTTTGTTACATATTTTACATGGGAATAGACCTTATGCCTTATCTAGAACTTCACATCCTATAACTCCTTTTGCTCCAAAAGGTGAGTTTATAGATAAAGATTTAATAGAAAAATTAATGGAAAAAGTTGAAAGATCTCTTACTTTAGAAGAAGAAAAATCTATTCAAATTGGAAAAGTAATTTATGGTGATGTTTTTGAGTTAGATAAAGCATTAGAATTAGAAAGTGTAGATTCAATAATTACTTCACCACCTTTTTTTGATTCTACCAAATTTTATTTAGCTAACTGGATAAGACTTTGGTTTGCGGGTTGGAATAAAAAAGATTTTGATATAGAAAAAGAAAAATATCTTGAAACAAAGCAAAAAAAAGATATTTCAATTTACAATGAATATTTTAGAGTATGTAATAATGTATTAAAAATAGGTGGAACTATTATTATGCACTTGGGTGTATCTAAAAAAGCTAATATGGGAGAAATGATTTTACCATTTGCAGAAGCTAACAATTTCAAACTAATAGGAATGTTTATTGAAGATGTTGATGGTAATGAAAAATTTGGTATTAAAGATCAAGGTTCAGTAAAAGGACATCAATTTATGTTTTTAGAGAAGATTTAA